CTTTTGTACGCAATGCTGTATTATATTAAGTTACAGCTGGACACATTTGTTTCTATCAGGCCTTTCAATTGGTTTATGAAGATGAAACTTatgcatatttattttctgaatGTGCCGCTAAATTGCATTTGACTTTGTTATGCAATCACTGTTTGATTTTCAAAAATAGTGGACTCCAACAGGCCGGCGACTTATTACTGGCTCACAGACTGGGGAATTCACTCTTTGGAATGGacaatcttttaattttgaaatgattCTTCAGGTACATAACTTGAATTATTGTctcaatattattattgtagTCATCAGTCGTTAAAAATAAGAGTcaaatttggattttgaaacACATGCAGGCTCATGATCAAGCAATCAGGTCCATGGTCTGGAGTCACAATGACAACTGGATGGTCTCTGGTGATGATGGAGGCGCAATAAAGTATATccatagtttattatattatgttttcttataagctttatatatttatttatgaagaTTTTGGTTGTATAAGGCACATATGTAATgggatattttttttattgtatatctaattatatgtatttatgtGTGTGGCGTATTTTTAGGTATTGGCAGAACAACATGAACAATGTTAAAGCCAACAAATCTGCTCATAAAGAATCAGTCCGTGACTTAAGGTGGATGTTTTATTTGAGAAAACAAATTTGTAACATGCTGAAGGGGATGATGGCTTctgtaacttttttataaacagTTTCTGTAGGACAGATTTGAAGTTCTGTTCATGCTCTGATGATACCACCGTTAAGGTTTGGGATTTTGCACGTTGTCAGGAAGAGTGCTCATTAACCGGTAATGTGCTTTGATGGACCATATCTGAAAATTAGATACGTGTTTCTAATCTACTTGTTGTCTTGAGATGGAATCTTAAATAGTATTgtgtttaatatatttgttgtgATCTTACTACCagtaatattttcttaatgtcTGGTTTATATCTGCTTTACTTTTTTAGGCTTCCTAATTACAGATTGTGTTGCTTGTGCACTTAAAATTGAATCTCTTTATGTTAAATAACCATTTGTGTTTCTGGATGTTGGGTTGTCAGTGGTAGAGGAATTGTAAGTTTTAAAATAGAGGAGTATCTGTTCAATTTTCAAGTAGTTCATAGCACCGGTTGCCTCCTTCTGTTTGTGCTGGTGTGAGTTGAATTATTCTCATTATTACAGCTCTTTCTcatcttatttgttgttgtgcTTTGAACAAGTCCTTGTGGATGactattttcatattttgatgGGGATGCTTGTTTACTGTTGTGGGTTGAATGCCTTCTAATTTACCATTTTGCTTTCTTAGGGTTGCTataaattatttagttatttatttggAGTGCTGGCTTGTTACTTGTGAAGGACCTATGGGTAGGACTTGCTCTGCACATTTGAGTTGATGTttgttctctcttttctttctctaagaTTTATTACTTGGTTGGAATTATCATGACTGGAGAGTCAACCATTTTGGTAGGCCCACAATACAAGGGGGGAGGAGAAGAGGGGGCGTGGGAATTGAAGAGGGAATAAATGGGCCTAAGAAACATAAGGAGGACAAAACAGAATGGACGGGTGGAAAGAGGGAGATATGAATCATGCAGAAGGATGAGAAGGAGAATGATTATTTGGAGGGGCGAGTAACCAAAGATGGGCATGAGGCAACATGAGTTAGAATTGTTTGGTTAGGCTTGAGTGGAGAAGTTGGTTCTGCCTCATAAAATGGGTGCTATAATTTCTAGTGTCTTATTTTCGATATTTTTGGAAGCTCTGCTCCATTCATTGTGATAGGTTCAAAGGGAAGGTTTACAGTAGAAGGAAAACTGTATGATTTAGTTTATTGTATGACAGACAATTTTAACTGTCTGTAAGGTAGTTACTTGTTTGTAGTTAGTTGCATTTGACTTCTATAAAGTCAGAATGGATAGTTTTAGCCGTTACTATCTTTGTTTTGTAACTTGTGAAGGTTAGGGAGGGAGAGTCTGGTTCTCTCTAATAACCAGAAAGTTGTATGTTGTTTAGGTCCTTGCTTGAGAGGAAACTCACTGAATGTTATAATACATTTTACAGTTTAACAAAGTTAATTCGTATAGGTCTGTACTACCAATTATTGGTATTCAGAGCCTCTTTTCGTCAAGTTTCTGCACTCAGGAGGGTATGGTTAACACTAGAATGGAAGCAAGGTGAGAGAGGTTAGAGAACTTTGTCTAGGAATAGGAACATGAGAATAACCGCCATTTTTAGTGGTTGGAGGAGATGATTCAAGGGTTAACTGGAGTGGTTGAACGCCTGACCTCTTTGGATAGGCCACACGAGGACCAAGATTTTGTTGCTCGGGCTGGTCTTGAGGATGATAGGTTTGTTGATGGGGGTTCCTTTCAGTGTTTGACCAAATGGAGGAAGTTAGACATTCCAGTATTTGCAGGGGATGAAGCATACGGGTGGACCAATAGGTTGGAATGATATTTTCGACTCAAGGAAGTTTCCGAAGAGGAGCACATGCAGGCGGTTATGGTGGCCTTGGAGGGGAAGGCCTTGAATTGGTTTCAATGGTGGGAAACTTCTAAGAAATGCTTAGATTTTTGTGCAAAGGTTTACATCTTTGAATTTTACCAGACACTCAATTATCCTTCTagaatgttatatttttattagttttgctTTAAAACCAATCAATTTGACAGGACCCAATTAATTCCTGGGTTTATATTTCAAAAGTCTTACAATCTATGTTGTGTTTATGGATGACAAATAAACTTATACCACGGGTATTGTTTGAACCTATCTCAATGTTGATATGGATACGAGTATGAGTAATACTTGATAGGAATGAAGATTAGATGCAATTTTCATACACCTTGGGAATTAGAAACAAGGATAAATATGAGTTTACTTTGTGGACAGGGATGGGTATATTTAAACTTGCTTTTGCCCAACCTTCTTGCCATCCCTACTTGTGTTCATACATTATATTGTTttgttgtctgttttgaaggCCTAACCTTAGATTTATCTTTGTGGCATTTGAACTCAGCCAGGCCATGGTTGGGATGTGAAGAGTGTTGACTGGCATCCTACAAAATCCCTTTTGGTATCAGGCAGgtgctttaaatatttcttttacaaatttcTCAAGATTATAATTTCAATGAAGTGATTACATGTCTCATCTGATTTTCACAATGCAGGTGGGAAAGACAATCTTGTGAAACTTTGGGATGCTAAGACAGGGAAAGAGCTTTGCTCATTGTGAGTGTAAACATTAGTGCTGATTTctattgtttcttttgtttgcTTGTTTTTATAGATTCATACTTCTGTCATGCAGTCATGGGCACAAAAATACTGTGCTATGTGTCAAATGGAATCAAAATGGCAACTGGGTGTTAACAGCTTCAAAGGATCAAATAATAAAGGTTGGTAAATTTATCTTCATGGTGCTACCAATTATTGGATCCTTAATACGCATTTGcttgtcatttttattttgaattgttaagTAAACCTTTGGGGATTCCAAGTTATTTTATCCACCGATCAATCTTTCTGTCATTTTTTTCTGTAGCACTGCACTTTGATGTATTTCTTCGTAACTTTATCTTTATTGCTCTTTGCttcccatttttttttacttaatccTGCTCTGTTACTTTTTTTCTCGCTTTTGGCTTATTAtacagttaaaataaaataagaagagTGATTTTGAGGCAATATTTTTTAGCGCACAATTCACATTCAATTAAATGAAATCTAAAACAATTCACATTCAATTAAATGAAATCTAAACAGATATTTAATATAGAATACAGTTCGCCTGAAGAGTAAATAAACAGTTAAGTTCTCTTAATTTCCCTCAATACAATGAACTAAATCTAATAGAGTGAGATAGTAATGCGGTTGTTTATAATTCCATTGTCTGCATTTCCTATCTCAGAGTACCAATATTCATATGTACCTTGATTTACAGCTTTATGACATTAGAGCCATGAAGGAGCTTGAATCATTCCGTGGACATCGCAAGGATGTTACTGGTTAGTGGTGTATCTTTGTCTTGGAATAAGAATGGAAGTATAGTTCATTGAGATTAATATATCTTGCAATAAATATCATGATTGCTCAGAAGGTGTATGATGATAAAAACAGAATTGTCACCATAAATTCTTCTTCCTAAACAACCTAAAAGTGACTCTGAAACATTCAGGAAAGTTCATTGTTACATATAGGCTCTTTCataaatcttttgaaaatcTGTCACGCAGCTGAGATTAGATTagtatatttgtaattttgctGAGTTACCTGTCTTTGGAATGCGTCAGGTCATAGTAAAACTGAAGTCGAGTTGAGGCAGAATGATGTGTGGCACCCAATTAACTTCAAGCTGCTTTTTGAGTTTTGATTTGAAGTTTGATTGAAATGATTGATTTTAATTGGTGGAAATGTCCTCAAAGTGCTAGGAATTGTTATACTTAGTGCTTTTTGGGTATTTTACGTTGCTAGATGTGGTTAATTGTATGACTTGgatttaatttagttaataatCCTAGCAAGTTAAGCTGAGTTATTTAGTTCAAATATTATATGTTCTGTTCTTTTATTAAGATCATGTCATCATTCTACTAATCTTAATAACTGCTTTGTTGGCTACTATTAGGTTTCTTGATTAAAGAAACCTGTTTATCAGCACTCACACACAGAAAGGGATATCACACACTCCAATACACTGAAAATACTCTGATTATTGGATTGTAGTCAACAACATGTACAATGTTTCAAGGGAGATAGCAATAATCCTGTTCACTCCTCTGCAAAACCAGAATTCTCCCCCTAGACAAGGCTACCTCTCTTCACTATATATAGACTTTCACTGAAAGTCTCTGCACACACCCCGCTCCCTACCCCTCTCACCATATATAGACTTCCACCGAAAGTCTCTCCCCCCTCCAAAGCCTCCTGACAACAACCTATTTTTTAACAACCTTCCTCCTAAAATATACATTCATAATCCTATCAGCTACCATCTTTCCTTTTCATATATGCCTTGACTATGCCTAACATTGATAATGACAGTTAGCATAGTTAAATTGCagtcaacaaaatattttttcaaaaacttgaGCTAAAAATGGTTAAACTAAATGATGCAACAAATTAGTCTCAACcccaaataacatttttatcaaacactttgaGCACCCCATCCAATTTTATAATCAAGTTCCGTGTCTTATTAATTATACTGGTTTTCCTTATATAGTTGTGTATTTGCTGTTGTATTTAGCAGTGAGCGTATTGATATGCCACTTTTATTATTAGAAATTGAGTTTAAGGCCTAAGTTAACCTCATAAAATTGACATGTAAGAGGAAGATTGCCCTAGCTTATAAGCGTTACATTAGCCTCAGCTCTAATAGACGAGGGTTTATATCCTCCCACTCACCTATCACATTGAATATGCATGAGATTGCAAATTAAGGGTGGCTGAGACTGTCCACAACTAATGCAACTTTGAAAGCTTTTGGGTTCCTAGGAAAGAAACTCATAGTTCCACACGTCATGCATGCATGCACAAAGTTACTTAAATTGGTGCTTTCTCTAATACTTCTGCAACTGTGATAAAATGGAATATAATTTTTCTGACTTGTGACACTTGTAGCTTTGGCCTGGCATCCATTCCATGAGGAGTACTTTGTGAGTGGGAGTTATGATGGTTCCATCTTCCATTGGCTTGTTGGGTAAATTCGTTTTCTCAGTTGTCTTCTCTCTGTGCAGTGCTTACATTATTTTGTACAacgttctttttttttatcatcccTGTTTATATCAGTTTTATTTGGTTGtgatttttctgttattttggAAGATGATTGGATTCTTTGAAGTGCTTAATAAATAAGTACTTGTCATGTAAGCAATTGGatgtttgtttttataattagagaaaataatgttaaacaatttttatataacttgTAAGCCGTTTTCATAAGTTATTCTGTTGGACTAATTTGAAAGCAGCTTTTGAACGTATCAAAGGCTGCTTTCATAAGCTCTTCCAAACACTTACGCAAGTGTTTATGTCTTAAGATATGTCTAAATAAGTTGTTAATAAGCTATTCTAAAGTAACGGGTCTTCTTATTCCTAAAATGCATTGATGAAGTGTACTATGTATTCAAATTAGTTGTtacaagtttttaaattaaatttgggGAAAACTATTGTTTCTGTCAGAATTAAAGTTTGTGTGTTTTGCTCCATAAGAAATGTTTGCCGAATTTGAGTTATTTCTTCACAGACAGGACTTAGGTGGAAAATATCAGCTTTTTTTTAGTTGTAGCACCAGTGAGTtgatttatcaaattttttattacagCTTCTGAAATAAatggttatttttgttttcttttgtctttcAGTTTATATGTATAGAAAGCGAATGCTTATATAGGTTCAATTGGAAAAACTGATGTTTCACAGTTCAGATTTTTTTCCAACATTATCTGTAAAATTAATTacttgtattttatatattatgccTTCTCTTAATTTCTGATTATTGCATTTACAATGTATATACAGGCATGAAACTCCCCAAATTGAAATTTCCAATGCCCATGATAATAACGTGTGGGATCTTGCATGGCATCCTATTGGATACCTTCTATGCAGGTGAACTTTATATTTCTTTCTGCAAAAGCATCTTTAATACATAATGGAATTCTTGCTGTCTCTTAACTTTTGGATTACCAATATATGAAAGCTTGTGTTCCATTTACACTACCTGTCTTTTATACTATAGCAATAACCTTCTGTTTTTCAAATGTTCTGCAAATTCAAAAGTATTATATTCTAAAGGAATCTGGGAGGAAACTCTGACAGATATCATGATTTGTTTGAGGATCCTTTTGAAGCTTTTGGTTTTAGCGTTATTACAATTTCAGTAATAATATCCAAAATTGTGATACCTTAGTTCTCAGTTCTTACAATTACAATAACGTTTTGCAGTTATATAAATTTTCCTGAAATGGTTTTTTCTCCtttggtaacccttttattgACCGTTGATAAATGTAAATAATGTGATTGCTGATAACTAAGTTACTGGACCATATTTTCTTCTACAGTGGCAGCAGTGATCATACAACAAAGTTTTGGTGCAGAAATAGGCCAGGAGACACCCTTCGTGATAGATTTAACCCTGGCATGCAAGGTTTGTTCCATCCCTTAAAGGCAAACGAACAgcatatatttctattttcttcagaaTCAAATCATTAAACCTTTCAGTATCATTTTTCATCTAAATATTGAACTGTATAGTTTGAAGGTTTTGGATTGTATTACTCTTCAACATTTCATGGTAATGCGAATCCCTTATAAAAGCACTCGATTAGTATTAAACTTTTGCTTTAAATTTGAGGTAGAGATTGCAATATTTCTAGTCTTTTTTTGTAGGATGGAGAGAACTGTGGATGGTAATTTTTGTAGTTAGAAACTATGTCTGTTTTAAGTGACATTATTTATGAAGTGTGACGTTAGTTTGAACACATTCATCTGTCAGGATATGCTGATCCAAATCCTATTGCTGGTCGGGTGGGTGGTAATTTTCCAATGGCTGAAGGACCAACAACTCCAGGACCATTTGCCCCTGGGTTAACTCGAAATGAGGGCACCATTCCAGGTGTTGGAGTTGCTATGCCTTTATCTATTCCTTCTCTTGACATGCCTCAAGGGGAGCAGAAGCAGCCACATCCTGTTTCAATGGGTGCTCCACCTCTTCCCCCAGGTCCACATCCCTCTCTTCTTAATGCCAATCAACAACAACCATACCAACAAAATCCTCAGCAGATGCCGCCACAACATCAACACCAAGGTCTACCGCAGCAGATGGGTCCTTTGGCAATGCCTCCAAACATGCCACAATTACAGCATCCTTCACATTCACCCATGGTCCCTCACCAGCATTTACCTCGCCCTCCTCCCCAAATGCCTATTGGCCTGCCAGGATCTATACCAGGGATTTCATCAGTGCCTACATCACATCCGATGCCAATGCCTGGCCCTATGGTACGAGTTTCTTGGAACTTTTCTTGTATTCTGATTTTTCctataaaatattgtaaagaTATGTGGGTTTAGCTTCTTTGTGAAGTGGTAGATTGTTGAGTGTTGTATTAGTGGTGTATGTATTGGGCTAGATATCGATGTTTTTGTTGATCTTTCATAGGATTAGCATGACAAAATGCATCTTTTCTTAATCCTGTGGAAGGGAGATGGAAAATGTTTGTTCACTtttaagaagataaaagatttcCCCATGTTTTGGCGTTTCTTAGGGCTTGTTTGGTTTgagaaataattttgttttcatttctgTTTCAGAAATGATTACAAATGTGCCAGCCAtctcatatttactttctttgaGGATTTGTATTGGAACTAACCTAGCAGCTAATATACATAGTGTGATACAACAAGCCCAACAGATGTGgataaagatatttaaaaaaattcaaagtacAACACGCCCCACATTTGTTTCCACACACATGCACAATATTTGTAAAGAAACGTTCAAATTACTGATTACACAGCAGtacataaacataaaaatagttAAGTATAGAat
The Vigna angularis cultivar LongXiaoDou No.4 chromosome 5, ASM1680809v1, whole genome shotgun sequence genome window above contains:
- the LOC108340564 gene encoding flowering time control protein FY isoform X2, which codes for MRQGSASSTNLAPEFHHPGPGGPPPHYDVHSDGHGAKRIRKLTQRKAVDYTSTVVRYMQVRMWQRDSRDRTVLQPTPAAAIDMLPAVGYPDNPSTSFAAKFVHTSLNKNRCPINRVLWTPTGRRLITGSQTGEFTLWNGQSFNFEMILQAHDQAIRSMVWSHNDNWMVSGDDGGAIKYWQNNMNNVKANKSAHKESVRDLSFCRTDLKFCSCSDDTTVKVWDFARCQEECSLTGHGWDVKSVDWHPTKSLLVSGGKDNLVKLWDAKTGKELCSFHGHKNTVLCVKWNQNGNWVLTASKDQIIKLYDIRAMKELESFRGHRKDVTALAWHPFHEEYFVSGSYDGSIFHWLVGHETPQIEISNAHDNNVWDLAWHPIGYLLCSGSSDHTTKFWCRNRPGDTLRDRFNPGMQGYADPNPIAGRVGGNFPMAEGPTTPGPFAPGLTRNEGTIPGVGVAMPLSIPSLDMPQGEQKQPHPVSMGAPPLPPGPHPSLLNANQQQPYQQNPQQMPPQHQHQGLPQQMGPLAMPPNMPQLQHPSHSPMVPHQHLPRPPPQMPIGLPGSIPGISSVPTSHPMPMPGPMGMQGAMNQMGTPMPQGPYVGMNQMHSGSLPTSGGPPLGGFPGNMPNMQGPSSANYPQGASFNRPQGGQMPLMQGYNPYQSGNQTGMPPNAQP
- the LOC108340564 gene encoding flowering time control protein FY isoform X1, coding for MMYNDPQHQQHQYQQQQPPPPHFHHQQPGQEFHRGPPPSSQAPPVMRQGSASSTNLAPEFHHPGPGGPPPHYDVHSDGHGAKRIRKLTQRKAVDYTSTVVRYMQVRMWQRDSRDRTVLQPTPAAAIDMLPAVGYPDNPSTSFAAKFVHTSLNKNRCPINRVLWTPTGRRLITGSQTGEFTLWNGQSFNFEMILQAHDQAIRSMVWSHNDNWMVSGDDGGAIKYWQNNMNNVKANKSAHKESVRDLSFCRTDLKFCSCSDDTTVKVWDFARCQEECSLTGHGWDVKSVDWHPTKSLLVSGGKDNLVKLWDAKTGKELCSFHGHKNTVLCVKWNQNGNWVLTASKDQIIKLYDIRAMKELESFRGHRKDVTALAWHPFHEEYFVSGSYDGSIFHWLVGHETPQIEISNAHDNNVWDLAWHPIGYLLCSGSSDHTTKFWCRNRPGDTLRDRFNPGMQGYADPNPIAGRVGGNFPMAEGPTTPGPFAPGLTRNEGTIPGVGVAMPLSIPSLDMPQGEQKQPHPVSMGAPPLPPGPHPSLLNANQQQPYQQNPQQMPPQHQHQGLPQQMGPLAMPPNMPQLQHPSHSPMVPHQHLPRPPPQMPIGLPGSIPGISSVPTSHPMPMPGPMGMQGAMNQMGTPMPQGPYVGMNQMHSGSLPTSGGPPLGGFPGNMPNMQGPSSANYPQGASFNRPQGGQMPLMQGYNPYQSGNQTGMPPNAQP